Proteins found in one Leguminivora glycinivorella isolate SPB_JAAS2020 chromosome 4, LegGlyc_1.1, whole genome shotgun sequence genomic segment:
- the LOC125225267 gene encoding proteoglycan 4-like isoform X2, with the protein MRDRLHAVFTEVVTVDVLDSRDAAHLALLQRPELGITFTKIHCWELTQYEKCVFLDADTLVVQNCDELFEREELSAAPDVGWPDCFNSGVFVFTPSTATFDALVKFAQERGSFDGGDQGLLNSFFSDWARGDINKHLPFLYNVTSAAFYSYLPALKHYGQDLKIIHFIGAAKPWLQPYNFETRTVSAPDHIQGLLQLWWDLFVGQVHHQLDTSMSGVAGNLARVVPGAAAREALDELTRRQGWEAGNIDYMGADSFDNIWAKISQTLNQPRSSPPKDQPEQPSPPKEQPKQPSPPKEAPKQPSPPKEAPKQPSPPKEAPKQPSPPKEPAPKQPSPPKEAPAEAKPAEAPAEAKPVEVPVAEAAGKPTPVSPAAETPAPAEAPAPAEAPAPAEAPAPAEAPARAEAPAPAEALAPTPAAEAPVAPAAAAPTQAAPAPAAEPPKEEIKEKTDKPEVPPTPPATPKSTPEPSTPVAEAPPAAAPAPATPTVEAPAPPAPTASAPAPPAPAASAPASPAATPEKAADATAASSDSPPLANTPSKEDAPVDPAAKSEERERRKKVEKLQLSPPAAADPLATPDSELEDAAALAQSIIAAELTPTDPPVASPVSLAQIGVKPKGKSTAAQIESSVAPATPSDETPVTPSAAPATPGAAAPASPTAPAPSTPSAAAPCMPSVAAPSTPVTAAPSAPIAAAPSTPIAAAPSTPVAAAPSTPVAAAPSTPVAAAPSTPIAAAPSTPIAAAPSTPVAAAPSTPVAAAPATPSSKAPAKLSAAAPATPSAAAPSTPIAAAPSTPIAAASSTPIVAAPSTPTTKAPATPTTAPATPVAETPATPVAAATPSTPISEAPPTPSSEPSTPSAEAPPTPTSAEAPKDAPKKKVVKKVVKKEGDAPVPPPRKKEKKPKEK; encoded by the exons gtggtacagaACTGCGATGAGCTATTCGAGCGGGAAGAGCTCTCGGCGGCGCCCGACGTCGGCTGGCCCGACTGCTTCAACTCCGGCGTGTTCGTCTTCACGCCCTCCACTGCGACCTTCGACGCGCTCGTCAAGTTCGCGCAGGAGCGCGGCAGTTTTGACG GTGGCGACCAAGGACTTCTAAACTCTTTCTTCTCGGACTGGGCCCGCGGAGACATCAACAAGCACCTGCCTTTCCTCTACAATGTGACGTCAGCTGCCTTCTACTCCTACCTGCCTGCTCTCAAACA CTACGGGCAAGACCTGAAGATCATCCACTTCATCGGCGCGGCCAAGCCGTGGCTGCAGCCCTACAACTTCGAGACTCGTACCGTGTCCGCGCCCGACCACATCCAGGGCCTTCTACAACTCTGGTGGGACCTCTTCGTCGGCCAGGTGCACCATCAGCTCGATACCTCCATG AGCGGGGTTGCGGGCAACCTGGCGCGCGTGGTGCCCGGCGCCGCGGCGCGCGAGGCGCTGGACGAGCTGACGCGCCGCCAGGGCTGGGAGGCCGGCAACATCGACTACATGGGCGCCGACTCCTTCGACAACATCTGGGCCAAGATCTCGCAGACCCTCAACCAGCCAAGGTCGTCGCCGCCCAAGGACCAGCCCGAGCAGCCGTCGCCGCCTAAAGAGCAGCCCAAGCAGCCCTCGCCTCCCAAGGAGGCCCCGAAGCAGCCCTCGCCTCCCAAGGAGGCTCCGAAGCAGCCTTCGCCTCCCAAGGAGGCCCCGAAGCAGCCCTCGCCTCCGAAAGAGCCCGCGCCCAAGCAGCCCTCCCCGCCTAAAGAGGCTCCCGCGGAAGCGAAACCCGCGGAAGCCCCCGCGGAGGCGAAGCCCGTCGAAGTCCCGGTCGCCGAGGCGGCAGGTAAACCGACTCCCGTATCTCCCGCCGCAGAAACCCCGGCCCCCGCGGAGGCCCCGGCACCCGCTGAGGCTCCTGCACCCGCGGAGGCTCCTGCACCCGCGGAGGCCCCTGCACGTGCGGAGGCTCCTGCACCTGCGGAGGCCCTGGCGCCCACCCCGGCGGCCGAAGCGCCCGTAGCGCCGGCGGCGGCCGCCCCCACACAAGCCGCCCCGGCGCCGGCCGCCGAGCCTCCGAAAGAGGAGATCAAAGAAAAGACTGACAAACCTGAAGTTCCTCCCACCCCGCCGGCCACGCCGAAGTCTACCCCGGAGCCCTCCACCCCGGTCGCCGAAGCcccgcccgccgccgcgcccgcgcccgcgacGCCGACGGTGGAGGCCCCCGCGCCTCCGGCTCCCACGGCCTCGGCCCCCGCGCCTCCGGCTCCCGCGGCCTCGGCCCCCGCGAGCCCGGCGGCGACCCCGGAGAAGGCTGCGGACGCGACGGCCGCGTCCAGCGACAGCCCGCCGCTCGCCAACACGCCCTCGAAGGAGGACGCGCCCGTAGACCCCGCCGCCAAAT CGGAGGAGCGCGAGCGCAGAAAGAAGGTGGAGAAGCTCCAGCTGAgcccgcccgccgccgccgaccCGCTCGCCACGCCCGACTCCGAGCTCGAGGACGCCGCCGCGCTCGCGCAGTCCATCATCGCCGCCGAGCTCACGCCCACTGACCCTCCCGTAGCTTCTCCCGTGTCGCTCGCGCAGATCGGCGTCAAGCCCAAGGGCAAGTCCACTGCTGCACAAATTGAATCCTCCGTGGCTCCGGCTACACCTAGTGATGAGACACCCGTTACGCCTTCCGCGGCGCCCGCTACACcaggcgcggcggcgccagcatCGCCAACCGCGCCAGCACCATCTACGCCAAGTGCGGCGGCGCCATGTATGCCAAGCGTGGCGGCACCATCCACACCAGTCACCGCGGCGCCATCTGCGCCAATAGCGGCGGCGCCATCTACGCCAATCGCCGCGGCGCCATCTACGCCAGTCGCCGCGGCGCCATCTACGCCAGTCGCCGCGGCGCCATCTACGCCAGTCGCCGCGGCGCCATCTACGCCAATCGCCGCGGCGCCATCTACGCCAATCGCCGCGGCGCCATCTACGCCAGTCGCCGCGGCGCCATCTACGCCAGTCGCCGCGGCACCAGCTACGCCAAGTTCAAAAGCGCCCGCTAAGCTAAGCGCGGCAGCGCCCGCTACGCCAAGCGCTGCGGCACCATCTACGCCAATCGCAGCGGCGCCATCTACGCCTATCGCAGCGGCGTCATCTACACCAATCGTCGCGGCGCCATCTACGCCAACCACAAAAGCGCCCGCCACTCCTACCACTGCACCCGCCACGCCAGTGGCAGAAACGCCCGCTACTCCAGTGGCGGCTGCTACACCTAGTACTCCAATCTCAGAGGCGCCCCCTACCCCAAGCTCAGAGCCCTCCACCCCTAGCGCAGAGGCGCCCCCTACGCCGACGTCGGCGGAAGCACCCAAGGACGCCCCCAAAAAGAAGGTCGTAAAGAAAGTCGTCAAAAAGGAGGGCGACGCGCCGGTGCCGCCGCCGCGCAAGAAGGAAAAGAAACCCAAAGAAAAGTGA
- the LOC125225267 gene encoding proteoglycan 4-like isoform X1 gives MRDRLHAVFTEVVTVDVLDSRDAAHLALLQRPELGITFTKIHCWELTQYEKCVFLDADTLVVQNCDELFEREELSAAPDVGWPDCFNSGVFVFTPSTATFDALVKFAQERGSFDGGDQGLLNSFFSDWARGDINKHLPFLYNVTSAAFYSYLPALKHYGQDLKIIHFIGAAKPWLQPYNFETRTVSAPDHIQGLLQLWWDLFVGQVHHQLDTSMVEDVELDAPPMPPPDAQHYEPSLDPTSEFRWHHPDAQPQDDAVADQPDLTDFYDPWQNYKGNIPPNPNPEASDDHKAVRDYAWEYRAPAHTDAWQPPAHQHDTHWHNPPHHTHSHEHRDHWDHSHTHTHHIDEHHGRYHQHESGVAGNLARVVPGAAAREALDELTRRQGWEAGNIDYMGADSFDNIWAKISQTLNQPRSSPPKDQPEQPSPPKEQPKQPSPPKEAPKQPSPPKEAPKQPSPPKEAPKQPSPPKEPAPKQPSPPKEAPAEAKPAEAPAEAKPVEVPVAEAAGKPTPVSPAAETPAPAEAPAPAEAPAPAEAPAPAEAPARAEAPAPAEALAPTPAAEAPVAPAAAAPTQAAPAPAAEPPKEEIKEKTDKPEVPPTPPATPKSTPEPSTPVAEAPPAAAPAPATPTVEAPAPPAPTASAPAPPAPAASAPASPAATPEKAADATAASSDSPPLANTPSKEDAPVDPAAKSEERERRKKVEKLQLSPPAAADPLATPDSELEDAAALAQSIIAAELTPTDPPVASPVSLAQIGVKPKGKSTAAQIESSVAPATPSDETPVTPSAAPATPGAAAPASPTAPAPSTPSAAAPCMPSVAAPSTPVTAAPSAPIAAAPSTPIAAAPSTPVAAAPSTPVAAAPSTPVAAAPATPSSKAPAKLSAAAPATPSAAAPSTPIAAAPSTPIAAASSTPIVAAPSTPTTKAPATPTTAPATPVAETPATPVAAATPSTPISEAPPTPSSEPSTPSAEAPPTPTSAEAPKDAPKKKVVKKVVKKEGDAPVPPPRKKEKKPKEK, from the exons gtggtacagaACTGCGATGAGCTATTCGAGCGGGAAGAGCTCTCGGCGGCGCCCGACGTCGGCTGGCCCGACTGCTTCAACTCCGGCGTGTTCGTCTTCACGCCCTCCACTGCGACCTTCGACGCGCTCGTCAAGTTCGCGCAGGAGCGCGGCAGTTTTGACG GTGGCGACCAAGGACTTCTAAACTCTTTCTTCTCGGACTGGGCCCGCGGAGACATCAACAAGCACCTGCCTTTCCTCTACAATGTGACGTCAGCTGCCTTCTACTCCTACCTGCCTGCTCTCAAACA CTACGGGCAAGACCTGAAGATCATCCACTTCATCGGCGCGGCCAAGCCGTGGCTGCAGCCCTACAACTTCGAGACTCGTACCGTGTCCGCGCCCGACCACATCCAGGGCCTTCTACAACTCTGGTGGGACCTCTTCGTCGGCCAGGTGCACCATCAGCTCGATACCTCCATG GTTGAGGACGTTGAGCTAGACGCGCCCCCGATGCCCCCTCCGGACGCACAACATTACGAGCCCAGCTTGGACCCGACGTCCGAGTTCCGGTGGCACCACCCCGACGCACAACCACAAGACGACGCGGTAGCGGACCAACCCGACCTCACAGACTTCTACGACCCCTGGCAGAATTACAAGGGAAACATCCCACCAAATCCGAACCCTGAAGCTTCCGACGATCACAAGGCAGTGAGAGACTACGCGTGGGAATATAGAGCACCGGCACACACCGATGCGTGGCAGCCGCCCGCCCACCAGCACGACACACACTGGCACAACCCACCCCACCACACACACAGCCACGAGCACAGAGACCACTGGGACCActctcacactcacactcatcACATCGACGAACACCACGGCCGGTACCATCAACACGAG AGCGGGGTTGCGGGCAACCTGGCGCGCGTGGTGCCCGGCGCCGCGGCGCGCGAGGCGCTGGACGAGCTGACGCGCCGCCAGGGCTGGGAGGCCGGCAACATCGACTACATGGGCGCCGACTCCTTCGACAACATCTGGGCCAAGATCTCGCAGACCCTCAACCAGCCAAGGTCGTCGCCGCCCAAGGACCAGCCCGAGCAGCCGTCGCCGCCTAAAGAGCAGCCCAAGCAGCCCTCGCCTCCCAAGGAGGCCCCGAAGCAGCCCTCGCCTCCCAAGGAGGCTCCGAAGCAGCCTTCGCCTCCCAAGGAGGCCCCGAAGCAGCCCTCGCCTCCGAAAGAGCCCGCGCCCAAGCAGCCCTCCCCGCCTAAAGAGGCTCCCGCGGAAGCGAAACCCGCGGAAGCCCCCGCGGAGGCGAAGCCCGTCGAAGTCCCGGTCGCCGAGGCGGCAGGTAAACCGACTCCCGTATCTCCCGCCGCAGAAACCCCGGCCCCCGCGGAGGCCCCGGCACCCGCTGAGGCTCCTGCACCCGCGGAGGCTCCTGCACCCGCGGAGGCCCCTGCACGTGCGGAGGCTCCTGCACCTGCGGAGGCCCTGGCGCCCACCCCGGCGGCCGAAGCGCCCGTAGCGCCGGCGGCGGCCGCCCCCACACAAGCCGCCCCGGCGCCGGCCGCCGAGCCTCCGAAAGAGGAGATCAAAGAAAAGACTGACAAACCTGAAGTTCCTCCCACCCCGCCGGCCACGCCGAAGTCTACCCCGGAGCCCTCCACCCCGGTCGCCGAAGCcccgcccgccgccgcgcccgcgcccgcgacGCCGACGGTGGAGGCCCCCGCGCCTCCGGCTCCCACGGCCTCGGCCCCCGCGCCTCCGGCTCCCGCGGCCTCGGCCCCCGCGAGCCCGGCGGCGACCCCGGAGAAGGCTGCGGACGCGACGGCCGCGTCCAGCGACAGCCCGCCGCTCGCCAACACGCCCTCGAAGGAGGACGCGCCCGTAGACCCCGCCGCCAAAT CGGAGGAGCGCGAGCGCAGAAAGAAGGTGGAGAAGCTCCAGCTGAgcccgcccgccgccgccgaccCGCTCGCCACGCCCGACTCCGAGCTCGAGGACGCCGCCGCGCTCGCGCAGTCCATCATCGCCGCCGAGCTCACGCCCACTGACCCTCCCGTAGCTTCTCCCGTGTCGCTCGCGCAGATCGGCGTCAAGCCCAAGGGCAAGTCCACTGCTGCACAAATTGAATCCTCCGTGGCTCCGGCTACACCTAGTGATGAGACACCCGTTACGCCTTCCGCGGCGCCCGCTACACcaggcgcggcggcgccagcatCGCCAACCGCGCCAGCACCATCTACGCCAAGTGCGGCGGCGCCATGTATGCCAAGCGTGGCGGCACCATCCACACCAGTCACCGCGGCGCCATCTGCGCCAATAGCGGCGGCGCCATCTACGCCAATCGCCGCGGCGCCATCTACGCCAGTCGCCGCGGCGCCATCTACGCCAGTCGCCGCGGCGCCAT CTACGCCAGTCGCCGCGGCACCAGCTACGCCAAGTTCAAAAGCGCCCGCTAAGCTAAGCGCGGCAGCGCCCGCTACGCCAAGCGCTGCGGCACCATCTACGCCAATCGCAGCGGCGCCATCTACGCCTATCGCAGCGGCGTCATCTACACCAATCGTCGCGGCGCCATCTACGCCAACCACAAAAGCGCCCGCCACTCCTACCACTGCACCCGCCACGCCAGTGGCAGAAACGCCCGCTACTCCAGTGGCGGCTGCTACACCTAGTACTCCAATCTCAGAGGCGCCCCCTACCCCAAGCTCAGAGCCCTCCACCCCTAGCGCAGAGGCGCCCCCTACGCCGACGTCGGCGGAAGCACCCAAGGACGCCCCCAAAAAGAAGGTCGTAAAGAAAGTCGTCAAAAAGGAGGGCGACGCGCCGGTGCCGCCGCCGCGCAAGAAGGAAAAGAAACCCAAAGAAAAGTGA
- the LOC125225267 gene encoding glycogenin-1-like isoform X4, translating into MRDRLHAVFTEVVTVDVLDSRDAAHLALLQRPELGITFTKIHCWELTQYEKCVFLDADTLVVQNCDELFEREELSAAPDVGWPDCFNSGVFVFTPSTATFDALVKFAQERGSFDGGDQGLLNSFFSDWARGDINKHLPFLYNVTSAAFYSYLPALKHYGQDLKIIHFIGAAKPWLQPYNFETRTVSAPDHIQGLLQLWWDLFVGQVHHQLDTSMVEDVELDAPPMPPPDAQHYEPSLDPTSEFRWHHPDAQPQDDAVADQPDLTDFYDPWQNYKGNIPPNPNPEASDDHKAVRDYAWEYRAPAHTDAWQPPAHQHDTHWHNPPHHTHSHEHRDHWDHSHTHTHHIDEHHGRYHQHESGVAGNLARVVPGAAAREALDELTRRQGWEAGNIDYMGADSFDNIWAKISQTLNQPRSSPPKDQPEQPSPPKEQPKQPSPPKEAPKQPSPPKEAPKQPSPPKEAPKQPSPPKEPAPKQPSPPKEAPAEAKPAEAPAEAKPVEVPVAEAAGKPTPVSPAAETPAPAEAPAPAEAPAPAEAPAPAEAPARAEAPAPAEALAPTPAAEAPVAPAAAAPTQAAPAPAAEPPKEEIKEKTDKPEVPPTPPATPKSTPEPSTPVAEAPPAAAPAPATPTVEAPAPPAPTASAPAPPAPAASAPASPAATPEKAADATAASSDSPPLANTPSKEDAPVDPAAKCPNRACSLM; encoded by the exons gtggtacagaACTGCGATGAGCTATTCGAGCGGGAAGAGCTCTCGGCGGCGCCCGACGTCGGCTGGCCCGACTGCTTCAACTCCGGCGTGTTCGTCTTCACGCCCTCCACTGCGACCTTCGACGCGCTCGTCAAGTTCGCGCAGGAGCGCGGCAGTTTTGACG GTGGCGACCAAGGACTTCTAAACTCTTTCTTCTCGGACTGGGCCCGCGGAGACATCAACAAGCACCTGCCTTTCCTCTACAATGTGACGTCAGCTGCCTTCTACTCCTACCTGCCTGCTCTCAAACA CTACGGGCAAGACCTGAAGATCATCCACTTCATCGGCGCGGCCAAGCCGTGGCTGCAGCCCTACAACTTCGAGACTCGTACCGTGTCCGCGCCCGACCACATCCAGGGCCTTCTACAACTCTGGTGGGACCTCTTCGTCGGCCAGGTGCACCATCAGCTCGATACCTCCATG GTTGAGGACGTTGAGCTAGACGCGCCCCCGATGCCCCCTCCGGACGCACAACATTACGAGCCCAGCTTGGACCCGACGTCCGAGTTCCGGTGGCACCACCCCGACGCACAACCACAAGACGACGCGGTAGCGGACCAACCCGACCTCACAGACTTCTACGACCCCTGGCAGAATTACAAGGGAAACATCCCACCAAATCCGAACCCTGAAGCTTCCGACGATCACAAGGCAGTGAGAGACTACGCGTGGGAATATAGAGCACCGGCACACACCGATGCGTGGCAGCCGCCCGCCCACCAGCACGACACACACTGGCACAACCCACCCCACCACACACACAGCCACGAGCACAGAGACCACTGGGACCActctcacactcacactcatcACATCGACGAACACCACGGCCGGTACCATCAACACGAG AGCGGGGTTGCGGGCAACCTGGCGCGCGTGGTGCCCGGCGCCGCGGCGCGCGAGGCGCTGGACGAGCTGACGCGCCGCCAGGGCTGGGAGGCCGGCAACATCGACTACATGGGCGCCGACTCCTTCGACAACATCTGGGCCAAGATCTCGCAGACCCTCAACCAGCCAAGGTCGTCGCCGCCCAAGGACCAGCCCGAGCAGCCGTCGCCGCCTAAAGAGCAGCCCAAGCAGCCCTCGCCTCCCAAGGAGGCCCCGAAGCAGCCCTCGCCTCCCAAGGAGGCTCCGAAGCAGCCTTCGCCTCCCAAGGAGGCCCCGAAGCAGCCCTCGCCTCCGAAAGAGCCCGCGCCCAAGCAGCCCTCCCCGCCTAAAGAGGCTCCCGCGGAAGCGAAACCCGCGGAAGCCCCCGCGGAGGCGAAGCCCGTCGAAGTCCCGGTCGCCGAGGCGGCAGGTAAACCGACTCCCGTATCTCCCGCCGCAGAAACCCCGGCCCCCGCGGAGGCCCCGGCACCCGCTGAGGCTCCTGCACCCGCGGAGGCTCCTGCACCCGCGGAGGCCCCTGCACGTGCGGAGGCTCCTGCACCTGCGGAGGCCCTGGCGCCCACCCCGGCGGCCGAAGCGCCCGTAGCGCCGGCGGCGGCCGCCCCCACACAAGCCGCCCCGGCGCCGGCCGCCGAGCCTCCGAAAGAGGAGATCAAAGAAAAGACTGACAAACCTGAAGTTCCTCCCACCCCGCCGGCCACGCCGAAGTCTACCCCGGAGCCCTCCACCCCGGTCGCCGAAGCcccgcccgccgccgcgcccgcgcccgcgacGCCGACGGTGGAGGCCCCCGCGCCTCCGGCTCCCACGGCCTCGGCCCCCGCGCCTCCGGCTCCCGCGGCCTCGGCCCCCGCGAGCCCGGCGGCGACCCCGGAGAAGGCTGCGGACGCGACGGCCGCGTCCAGCGACAGCCCGCCGCTCGCCAACACGCCCTCGAAGGAGGACGCGCCCGTAGACCCCGCCGCCAAAT GCCCTAACCGAGCTTGCTCTCTAATGTGA
- the LOC125225267 gene encoding glycogenin-1-like isoform X3 yields the protein MRDRLHAVFTEVVTVDVLDSRDAAHLALLQRPELGITFTKIHCWELTQYEKCVFLDADTLVVQNCDELFEREELSAAPDVGWPDCFNSGVFVFTPSTATFDALVKFAQERGSFDGGDQGLLNSFFSDWARGDINKHLPFLYNVTSAAFYSYLPALKHYGQDLKIIHFIGAAKPWLQPYNFETRTVSAPDHIQGLLQLWWDLFVGQVHHQLDTSMVEDVELDAPPMPPPDAQHYEPSLDPTSEFRWHHPDAQPQDDAVADQPDLTDFYDPWQNYKGNIPPNPNPEASDDHKAVRDYAWEYRAPAHTDAWQPPAHQHDTHWHNPPHHTHSHEHRDHWDHSHTHTHHIDEHHGRYHQHESGVAGNLARVVPGAAAREALDELTRRQGWEAGNIDYMGADSFDNIWAKISQTLNQPRSSPPKDQPEQPSPPKEQPKQPSPPKEAPKQPSPPKEAPKQPSPPKEAPKQPSPPKEPAPKQPSPPKEAPAEAKPAEAPAEAKPVEVPVAEAAGKPTPVSPAAETPAPAEAPAPAEAPAPAEAPAPAEAPARAEAPAPAEALAPTPAAEAPVAPAAAAPTQAAPAPAAEPPKEEIKEKTDKPEVPPTPPATPKSTPEPSTPVAEAPPAAAPAPATPTVEAPAPPAPTASAPAPPAPAASAPASPAATPEKAADATAASSDSPPLANTPSKEDAPVDPAAKSTEEAAQETRL from the exons gtggtacagaACTGCGATGAGCTATTCGAGCGGGAAGAGCTCTCGGCGGCGCCCGACGTCGGCTGGCCCGACTGCTTCAACTCCGGCGTGTTCGTCTTCACGCCCTCCACTGCGACCTTCGACGCGCTCGTCAAGTTCGCGCAGGAGCGCGGCAGTTTTGACG GTGGCGACCAAGGACTTCTAAACTCTTTCTTCTCGGACTGGGCCCGCGGAGACATCAACAAGCACCTGCCTTTCCTCTACAATGTGACGTCAGCTGCCTTCTACTCCTACCTGCCTGCTCTCAAACA CTACGGGCAAGACCTGAAGATCATCCACTTCATCGGCGCGGCCAAGCCGTGGCTGCAGCCCTACAACTTCGAGACTCGTACCGTGTCCGCGCCCGACCACATCCAGGGCCTTCTACAACTCTGGTGGGACCTCTTCGTCGGCCAGGTGCACCATCAGCTCGATACCTCCATG GTTGAGGACGTTGAGCTAGACGCGCCCCCGATGCCCCCTCCGGACGCACAACATTACGAGCCCAGCTTGGACCCGACGTCCGAGTTCCGGTGGCACCACCCCGACGCACAACCACAAGACGACGCGGTAGCGGACCAACCCGACCTCACAGACTTCTACGACCCCTGGCAGAATTACAAGGGAAACATCCCACCAAATCCGAACCCTGAAGCTTCCGACGATCACAAGGCAGTGAGAGACTACGCGTGGGAATATAGAGCACCGGCACACACCGATGCGTGGCAGCCGCCCGCCCACCAGCACGACACACACTGGCACAACCCACCCCACCACACACACAGCCACGAGCACAGAGACCACTGGGACCActctcacactcacactcatcACATCGACGAACACCACGGCCGGTACCATCAACACGAG AGCGGGGTTGCGGGCAACCTGGCGCGCGTGGTGCCCGGCGCCGCGGCGCGCGAGGCGCTGGACGAGCTGACGCGCCGCCAGGGCTGGGAGGCCGGCAACATCGACTACATGGGCGCCGACTCCTTCGACAACATCTGGGCCAAGATCTCGCAGACCCTCAACCAGCCAAGGTCGTCGCCGCCCAAGGACCAGCCCGAGCAGCCGTCGCCGCCTAAAGAGCAGCCCAAGCAGCCCTCGCCTCCCAAGGAGGCCCCGAAGCAGCCCTCGCCTCCCAAGGAGGCTCCGAAGCAGCCTTCGCCTCCCAAGGAGGCCCCGAAGCAGCCCTCGCCTCCGAAAGAGCCCGCGCCCAAGCAGCCCTCCCCGCCTAAAGAGGCTCCCGCGGAAGCGAAACCCGCGGAAGCCCCCGCGGAGGCGAAGCCCGTCGAAGTCCCGGTCGCCGAGGCGGCAGGTAAACCGACTCCCGTATCTCCCGCCGCAGAAACCCCGGCCCCCGCGGAGGCCCCGGCACCCGCTGAGGCTCCTGCACCCGCGGAGGCTCCTGCACCCGCGGAGGCCCCTGCACGTGCGGAGGCTCCTGCACCTGCGGAGGCCCTGGCGCCCACCCCGGCGGCCGAAGCGCCCGTAGCGCCGGCGGCGGCCGCCCCCACACAAGCCGCCCCGGCGCCGGCCGCCGAGCCTCCGAAAGAGGAGATCAAAGAAAAGACTGACAAACCTGAAGTTCCTCCCACCCCGCCGGCCACGCCGAAGTCTACCCCGGAGCCCTCCACCCCGGTCGCCGAAGCcccgcccgccgccgcgcccgcgcccgcgacGCCGACGGTGGAGGCCCCCGCGCCTCCGGCTCCCACGGCCTCGGCCCCCGCGCCTCCGGCTCCCGCGGCCTCGGCCCCCGCGAGCCCGGCGGCGACCCCGGAGAAGGCTGCGGACGCGACGGCCGCGTCCAGCGACAGCCCGCCGCTCGCCAACACGCCCTCGAAGGAGGACGCGCCCGTAGACCCCGCCGCCAAAT CTACCGAGGAGGCAGCGCAAGAGACGCGGCTTTGA